From the genome of Psychrilyobacter atlanticus DSM 19335, one region includes:
- a CDS encoding NAD+ synthase: protein MNDIKSKIKLNMELTEKILVNFIREEVRSAGFEKVVLGLSGGIDSAIVAFLAVKALGPENVLGIMMPYKSSSRESLEDAQRVVEATGMRVKKIEITDMLDAYFAKEPDISDLRKGNKMARERMTILYDYSAKEKSLVLGTSNKTEILLGYSTQWGDSASAINPIGDLLKTQVWELSEYMGVPKEVIEKKPSADLWEGQSDEDELGFSYFLADEIINLLVDERYTKEEILEKGYSEKTIDSILWRIKTNQYKRKLPLIAKISNRTMEREFRYPRDWGI from the coding sequence ATGAATGATATTAAATCAAAAATAAAATTAAATATGGAATTGACTGAAAAAATACTGGTAAACTTTATTAGAGAAGAGGTTAGAAGTGCTGGATTTGAAAAGGTAGTTTTAGGATTATCTGGAGGAATAGATTCAGCCATAGTAGCTTTCTTAGCTGTAAAAGCACTGGGACCTGAAAATGTATTGGGAATAATGATGCCTTATAAATCTTCTAGCCGTGAGAGTTTAGAAGATGCTCAAAGAGTAGTAGAAGCTACTGGAATGAGAGTAAAAAAGATAGAGATTACAGATATGCTAGATGCATATTTTGCTAAAGAACCTGACATCTCAGATCTGAGAAAGGGAAATAAGATGGCCCGTGAAAGAATGACGATCTTATATGATTATTCAGCCAAGGAAAAATCACTGGTATTAGGGACTTCTAATAAGACGGAGATTTTACTCGGTTACAGTACTCAATGGGGAGATTCAGCTTCGGCAATCAATCCTATAGGTGACCTTTTAAAAACCCAGGTTTGGGAACTATCTGAATATATGGGTGTTCCAAAGGAAGTCATCGAGAAAAAACCAAGTGCCGATCTTTGGGAAGGACAATCCGATGAGGATGAATTAGGTTTTTCATATTTCTTAGCTGATGAGATCATTAATTTATTAGTGGATGAAAGGTATACAAAGGAAGAAATATTAGAAAAAGGTTACTCTGAAAAAACTATAGATTCTATCCTTTGGAGGATAAAAACCAATCAATATAAGAGAAAATTACCTCTTATAGCTAAGATCTCTAATAGAACTATGGAAAGAGAATTTAGATATCCTAGAGACTGGGGAATATAG
- the folP gene encoding dihydropteroate synthase, with the protein MLINNKKFDFKNKTYTMGILNLTPDSFSDGGSYTDVEVAIKRAKKMVEEGVDIIDVGAESTRPGATYIEEEEELKRILPVIKRLVTEVDVPISIDTYKSRVAEECIKVGAHIINDIKGLKGDPNMAEIVAKYGVSVIIMHTKGDPKNMQENPEYDNIIEDIKESLKESLDIAVKAGISPKNIILDPGIGFGKTFHGNLEIIKKLCEFKKLEYPILIGASRKGFIGNILGTPPLDRVEGNLAIAVISAYNGASIIRVHEVKETVRALKVADSVKLIKD; encoded by the coding sequence ATGTTAATTAATAATAAAAAATTTGATTTTAAAAATAAAACCTATACCATGGGTATATTAAACCTCACTCCTGATTCATTTTCAGATGGCGGCTCATATACAGATGTAGAAGTGGCCATAAAAAGAGCCAAGAAGATGGTGGAAGAGGGAGTAGACATAATCGATGTAGGAGCTGAATCTACTAGACCTGGAGCTACTTATATAGAGGAAGAGGAAGAGTTAAAGAGAATACTTCCTGTAATAAAGAGACTGGTTACTGAGGTGGATGTCCCTATATCTATCGATACATATAAATCTCGTGTAGCTGAGGAATGTATCAAAGTAGGAGCACACATTATAAATGATATAAAAGGATTGAAAGGGGACCCCAATATGGCTGAAATAGTAGCGAAATATGGGGTTTCTGTTATAATTATGCATACCAAGGGAGATCCCAAAAATATGCAGGAAAACCCTGAATATGATAATATAATAGAAGACATTAAGGAAAGTTTGAAAGAAAGTTTAGATATTGCTGTTAAAGCGGGAATATCTCCTAAAAATATAATATTAGACCCGGGAATTGGATTTGGTAAGACCTTCCATGGCAATCTGGAAATCATAAAAAAATTATGTGAATTTAAAAAACTGGAGTATCCTATACTAATAGGTGCTTCTCGAAAAGGATTTATTGGAAATATATTAGGAACACCTCCCTTGGATAGGGTAGAAGGTAATCTAGCAATAGCGGTAATATCGGCTTATAATGGAGCTTCTATAATCAGAGTTCATGAAGTTAAGGAAACAGTGAGAGCATTAAAGGTGGCGGATTCTGTAAAATTAATTAAGGATTGA
- a CDS encoding septum site-determining protein MinC — translation MGNNVIFKGSNGKLVIILNPEISFEELKDHLVEKLKKSKQLLMGYEAVIEFKGRELNEEEELELLNIVDKAVDINILFVSDGEELASKEIEKAVNIVNEGVTKFHVGTLRSGEILEYSGNVVVLGDVNPGSIVKAEGNIVVIGTLNGVAHAGVKGNDEAFIVASNMNPFQLKIDEVLFKNYSSNILFRSKQIIRNKNNIAYLRNNILIIDKLTRKSLKNIVAT, via the coding sequence ATGGGAAATAATGTGATATTTAAGGGATCTAACGGTAAGCTGGTAATAATATTAAATCCTGAAATTTCCTTTGAGGAACTAAAGGATCATTTAGTGGAAAAACTCAAAAAATCTAAGCAACTATTGATGGGTTACGAAGCAGTTATCGAGTTTAAAGGCAGAGAGCTAAATGAAGAGGAAGAGTTAGAATTGCTAAATATCGTAGATAAAGCAGTTGATATTAATATTTTATTTGTAAGTGATGGAGAAGAGTTAGCTTCAAAAGAAATAGAAAAGGCAGTGAATATAGTAAATGAAGGGGTAACTAAATTTCATGTAGGAACACTTCGGTCTGGAGAAATCCTAGAATATTCAGGGAATGTAGTGGTATTAGGAGATGTTAATCCAGGATCCATAGTTAAAGCTGAGGGGAACATAGTAGTTATAGGAACTTTAAATGGTGTAGCTCATGCTGGAGTAAAGGGAAATGATGAAGCATTCATCGTAGCTTCTAATATGAATCCATTTCAATTGAAGATCGATGAGGTTTTATTTAAAAATTATAGCAGTAATATATTATTTCGTAGTAAACAGATTATAAGGAATAAAAATAATATAGCTTATTTGAGGAATAATATATTAATAATAGATAAATTAACAAGAAAATCATTGAAAAATATTGTCGCAACTTAG